In Rhodoferax koreense, a genomic segment contains:
- a CDS encoding HPP family protein produces MMARRPSASQDTRTRLAQACRIFWPAPLAIDARERWRGIAGAAIGILVTAWLSHWIAASTAHGLWLVAPMGASAVLVFCVPSSPLAQPWSVVAGNTVSALIGVACARWVDDPLLAAPLAVGLAIAAMLMLRCLHPPGGAMALSAVLSHTVGLELSLFAALVNSTLLVAAGLAYNRATGRRYPHAQTGATPPATDAGPRFDPADLDAALALHNEILDISRADLETLLRQAEMAAFRRKLGALQCADVMSSPPITVEFGTGLREAWNLLRQHRIKALPVVDRARRIVGIVTQADFLRHAGVDQPQDLSRRLRDFVRRTGAVATEKPEVVGQIMARQVRVASAQRPLTELVPLFSEDGHHHIPIIDADTRLVGVITQSDLVRTLYRAVRVES; encoded by the coding sequence ATGATGGCGCGGCGCCCCTCCGCATCGCAGGACACGCGCACGCGCCTGGCCCAGGCCTGCAGGATCTTCTGGCCGGCGCCGCTGGCCATCGACGCCCGTGAGCGTTGGCGAGGCATCGCCGGTGCGGCCATCGGCATCCTGGTGACCGCGTGGCTGAGCCATTGGATCGCCGCGTCGACCGCACACGGCCTGTGGCTGGTGGCGCCCATGGGCGCCAGTGCGGTGCTGGTGTTCTGCGTGCCGTCCAGCCCACTGGCCCAGCCGTGGTCGGTAGTGGCGGGCAATACCGTGTCGGCGCTGATCGGCGTGGCCTGCGCGCGCTGGGTCGACGACCCGTTGCTGGCCGCACCCCTGGCCGTGGGCCTGGCCATTGCCGCCATGCTGATGCTGCGCTGCCTGCACCCACCCGGTGGCGCGATGGCCCTGTCGGCGGTGTTGAGCCACACCGTCGGACTGGAACTCAGCCTGTTCGCGGCACTGGTGAATTCGACGCTGCTGGTGGCCGCGGGCCTGGCCTACAACCGCGCCACCGGACGCCGTTATCCGCATGCGCAGACCGGCGCCACACCACCTGCCACCGACGCCGGGCCTCGTTTCGATCCTGCCGACCTCGATGCCGCACTTGCGCTGCACAACGAGATCCTGGACATCAGCCGCGCCGACCTCGAGACCCTGCTCCGCCAGGCCGAGATGGCGGCCTTCCGGCGCAAACTCGGCGCGCTGCAATGCGCCGACGTGATGTCGAGTCCGCCGATCACCGTGGAATTCGGAACCGGGCTGCGGGAGGCCTGGAACCTCCTGCGCCAGCACCGCATCAAGGCGCTGCCCGTGGTGGACCGCGCGCGGCGCATCGTCGGCATCGTCACCCAGGCCGACTTCCTGCGCCATGCCGGCGTGGACCAGCCGCAGGACCTGAGCCGGCGCCTGCGCGACTTCGTGCGCCGCACCGGCGCGGTGGCCACCGAAAAACCCGAGGTGGTGGGCCAGATCATGGCGCGCCAGGTGCGTGTGGCCAGCGCACAGCGGCCACTCACCGAACTCGTGCCGCTGTTCTCCGAGGATGGCCATCACCACATTCCGATCATCGATGCGGACACGCGCCTGGTCGGTGTGATCACGCAGTCGGACCTGGTGCGCACGCTGTACCGCGCGGTGCGGGTCGAGTCCTGA
- a CDS encoding sialic acid TRAP transporter substrate-binding protein SiaP — MHTTSKRQFLASAAAMAAGLASPALLRAQPVTIRWGESLATSHPQVQMAERVAKEVKEKSGGRIDIQVFPNSQLGSGKDMIEAVSAGALQMTTDGAGALGAFLPQLSVVEAPFLWRDAAHMAKAAGTPLFAKLNDDLTAKRNMRMLNITYYGKRHLTANKPVRTPADMAGFKLRVPPVDTFRAMAEAWGARATPIAFGELYLALSQGAVDGQENPLPTIQSGKFYEVQKVLVLTEHIITPRMVIVNEAFWKGLKPVDRDILQAALAAGAAWQDKELLSQEAALVGTFKTAGMTIIEPDLAAWRKPVLDKVPAMFAEKWGKGTFESLLAL, encoded by the coding sequence ATGCACACCACCTCCAAACGCCAATTCCTGGCCAGCGCCGCCGCCATGGCCGCCGGACTCGCCAGCCCCGCGCTGCTGCGCGCGCAACCCGTCACCATCCGCTGGGGCGAGTCGCTGGCCACCTCCCACCCGCAGGTGCAGATGGCCGAGCGCGTGGCCAAGGAGGTCAAGGAGAAATCCGGCGGCCGCATCGACATCCAGGTGTTCCCGAACAGCCAACTCGGCTCAGGCAAGGACATGATCGAGGCCGTGTCGGCCGGCGCGCTGCAGATGACCACCGACGGCGCGGGTGCACTTGGCGCCTTCCTGCCGCAACTCTCCGTGGTGGAGGCGCCCTTCCTGTGGCGCGACGCGGCGCACATGGCCAAGGCCGCGGGCACCCCGCTCTTCGCCAAGCTCAACGACGACCTGACGGCCAAGCGCAACATGCGCATGCTCAACATCACCTATTACGGCAAGCGCCACCTCACCGCCAACAAGCCCGTGCGCACGCCGGCCGACATGGCCGGCTTCAAGCTGCGCGTGCCGCCGGTGGACACCTTCCGTGCCATGGCCGAGGCCTGGGGTGCGCGCGCCACGCCGATCGCCTTCGGCGAGCTGTACCTGGCCTTGAGCCAGGGCGCGGTGGACGGCCAGGAGAACCCGCTGCCCACCATCCAGAGCGGCAAGTTCTACGAGGTGCAGAAGGTGCTGGTGCTGACTGAACACATCATCACGCCACGCATGGTGATCGTGAACGAAGCCTTCTGGAAGGGCCTGAAACCGGTCGACCGCGACATCCTGCAGGCGGCGCTGGCCGCCGGCGCGGCCTGGCAGGACAAGGAATTGCTGAGCCAGGAGGCGGCGCTGGTCGGCACCTTCAAGACGGCCGGCATGACCATCATCGAACCCGACCTCGCGGCCTGGCGCAAACCGGTGCTCGACAAGGTGCCCGCGATGTTCGCCGAGAAATGGGGCAAGGGCACCTTCGAATCGCTGCTGGCGCTATGA
- a CDS encoding RidA family protein, with protein MTIQRIETGPRMSQAVVHGNTIYLAGQCADAGAAPDVTAQTATVLAKIDKLLAAAGSDKSQILSATIWLTDMDTFGDMNKAWEAWASAGHTPARATVLSPRLAAPEFKVEIGVIAAKP; from the coding sequence ATGACCATCCAACGCATCGAAACCGGCCCCCGCATGTCCCAGGCCGTCGTCCACGGCAACACCATCTACCTGGCCGGCCAGTGCGCTGACGCCGGTGCCGCCCCGGACGTGACGGCCCAGACCGCCACCGTGCTGGCCAAGATCGACAAGCTGCTGGCCGCCGCCGGCAGCGACAAGTCGCAGATCCTCAGCGCCACCATCTGGCTCACCGACATGGACACCTTCGGCGACATGAACAAGGCCTGGGAAGCCTGGGCATCGGCCGGCCATACGCCCGCCCGCGCCACCGTGCTCAGCCCCCGCCTGGCCGCGCCCGAGTTCAAGGTCGAAATCGGCGTGATCGCCGCCAAGCCTTAA
- a CDS encoding DMT family transporter → MSSAAAARHAANRRGVLAMLAAMASFIANDALVKYTSQTLPAAQLIFLRGVMACLVVLAVARAMGVLPQVRMTGQRWVVARALADTAATMLYLTALFHMPIGNATAINLAGPLFITVFAACFLGERVRASRWLAIGLGFLGVLLVIQPKASGFNGYALLALVATAFHATRDLLTRRIPAGVPVILITLATAVAVAAVSGAVSLVQGWSPFGWRETLCLALASVLLSLGYYLLVYAMRQGEISLVTPFRYSTLLFAVLIGFVVWGDLPNALAWCGIALLIGSGLFMLQREAARVRKADLVAPPIPQAIEATATGGVAPLCPSEAVQPVPRGEKSAR, encoded by the coding sequence ATGAGCAGCGCCGCCGCTGCCCGCCATGCCGCCAACCGCCGCGGCGTCCTCGCCATGCTGGCCGCGATGGCCAGCTTCATCGCCAACGATGCCCTGGTGAAATACACCAGCCAGACCCTGCCGGCGGCGCAGTTGATCTTCCTGCGGGGTGTCATGGCCTGCCTGGTGGTGCTGGCGGTGGCGCGGGCCATGGGTGTGCTGCCGCAGGTCCGCATGACTGGCCAGCGCTGGGTGGTGGCGCGGGCCTTGGCCGACACCGCGGCGACCATGCTCTACCTCACCGCCCTCTTCCACATGCCGATCGGCAACGCCACCGCGATCAACCTCGCTGGGCCGCTGTTCATCACGGTCTTCGCCGCCTGTTTCCTGGGTGAGCGGGTGCGCGCCTCGCGCTGGCTGGCCATCGGCCTGGGTTTCCTTGGCGTGCTGCTGGTGATCCAGCCCAAGGCCAGCGGCTTCAACGGTTATGCGCTGTTGGCGCTGGTGGCCACGGCGTTCCACGCCACGCGGGACCTGCTCACGCGGCGCATCCCGGCGGGCGTGCCGGTGATCCTGATCACGCTGGCCACGGCCGTGGCGGTGGCCGCGGTCTCGGGCGCGGTGTCCCTGGTGCAGGGCTGGAGCCCCTTCGGCTGGCGCGAAACCCTTTGCCTGGCGCTGGCCTCGGTGCTGCTGTCGCTGGGCTACTACCTGCTGGTCTATGCCATGCGCCAGGGCGAGATCTCGCTGGTGACACCGTTTCGCTACAGCACGCTGCTGTTCGCGGTGTTGATCGGCTTCGTCGTCTGGGGCGACCTGCCCAACGCGCTGGCCTGGTGCGGCATCGCGCTGCTGATCGGCTCGGGCCTGTTCATGCTGCAGCGCGAAGCCGCACGGGTGCGCAAGGCGGACCTGGTCGCGCCACCGATCCCCCAGGCCATCGAAGCCACGGCCACAGGCGGTGTGGCTCCGCTGTGCCCCAGCGAGGCAGTGCAGCCGGTACCCCGCGGCGAGAAGTCGGCCCGATGA
- a CDS encoding pseudouridine synthase, translating to MLPRPKSMAKVILFNKPFDVLTQFRPDGDRSTLAQFIHDPSLRVAGRLDRDSEGLLLLTDDGALNARITQPRRKQFKTYRVQVDGIADAAALQALRQGVMLKDGLTLPAMAEAIAPPEVWARTPPVRYRLSLPTSWLEIRIYEGRNRQVRRMTAAVGLPTLRLIRVQIGDYALGGLQPGEWREIRV from the coding sequence ATGTTGCCGCGCCCCAAGTCCATGGCCAAAGTCATCCTCTTCAACAAGCCCTTCGACGTGTTGACCCAGTTCCGTCCGGACGGCGACCGCTCGACGCTGGCGCAATTCATCCACGACCCCAGCCTGCGCGTGGCCGGCCGTCTCGACCGGGATTCGGAAGGTCTGCTGCTGTTGACCGACGATGGCGCGCTGAACGCACGCATCACCCAGCCGAGACGCAAGCAGTTCAAGACCTACCGCGTGCAGGTGGACGGCATCGCGGATGCGGCGGCGCTACAGGCGCTGCGCCAAGGGGTGATGCTCAAAGATGGGTTGACGCTGCCGGCCATGGCCGAAGCCATTGCACCGCCCGAGGTCTGGGCACGCACGCCGCCGGTGCGTTATCGATTGAGCCTGCCGACTTCGTGGCTGGAGATTCGCATCTACGAGGGCCGCAACCGCCAGGTGCGGCGCATGACCGCGGCGGTGGGCCTGCCGACCTTGCGGCTGATCCGGGTGCAGATCGGCGACTATGCGCTCGGCGGCCTGCAGCCCGGGGAGTGGCGCGAAATCCGCGTGTAG